The window GACTGACCGGCGGTTCATGATTCTGGTCAAACATGTAGATCTGCGTCAAATCCCTAATGCCAAAAAGCGTCCCGTCAAAATAGACGATATCTCCTGCTTGAAGCTTTCTGATCGCTTCATCTGTGAATGGGGTTGTTAGGTGGTGAGTTGCCATTCTGATTCCCTCCTTGGTAGTTAATATCCGTACTCAACATTGCCGTTTGGATAAATCTTTGCACGAGCCCGCCGGGCTGGCCAACACTGGGTATTGATGGCAATCGGGTTTTGGGTAATATGGGTATAAGCAGTCTCGATATGAACGCCGAGTGTGGTGATCTTGCCTCCGAGTCCCATTGGGCCCCGATCCATTGAATTGATGGCCTCTTCAAGCTCTTCTTCCATCTCTGCAATTTGCGGATCCGGATGCCTCTGGCCGACGGGGCGAGCAATTGCCTCTTTGGCAAGTTTCATCACCAGGTCCGCCGTACCACCGATACCAATTCCAATGATCCCTGGGGGGCACGGGTTTGCTCCGGTCTCAAAAACGGTATCAATTACGAACTTCTTGAGCGCGGATATCCCATGCGCTGGGTAAAACATCTTCATCGTGCTCATGTTTTCCGACCCAGAACCTTTTGGGATCATGAGGATATCGAGATAATCGTTTTCCCCATCAAAGTCATAGTGCACAACGGGTAGCCCCTCGCCAACGGAGGTTTGTGGATTGATCCTTGTCAGTGGGTGGGTGGAGCTTCCCCTGAATGGAAACTCCCGGGTTGCACGCTCGGCTCCCTTCGCCAACCGTTCTTTTATCTGGTAGCCGTTCCAGGGAAATTGGGAACCTACCTTAACCATATAGATAGGGAGACCGGTATCCTGACAAATCAGTGTCTTGTTTTTGTCCGCGACCTCAATCGTCTTGAAGATGGCTTTGAAGATCTCTTTAGCCGTCGGGTTTGTTTCCCGGTCATGGGCCTTTTTCAGGGCCTCCCGCACATCGGGCGGCAAATCGCATAACGCCCGTATATAAAGCTCCTTAGCGACATCTTCGACAATTTGATAATCAAGATCAGCCATGGGTGTACCTCCAATAATGTTAATCCAGCTCAACTCTAGAATGTGATGTAACGCTTTCTCGTGGAACCATCGTTATGCCGAGCTTCGGTAATCAATGTCCCGTAACCAGTGAAACACTCTCTTTTGCTTTTCCCTGCTCGAGTACTTCGCGTTTTTCAATCAGGCGGCCAGCATTGTCCCGGAAGTCAAGAGCCAGCATGAATTCGGCCAAAGCATCTAATTCATCTTGTTTCATTGGGTATTTCGGCATGATGGAAAAGGAGCTCTGAGCCTGTGGATCCTTGACATACGCTGCGAGATACTCCTTGGTTCTTCCCTTGGGATTTAACCTTGCCATATCAGGACCAACCCTCCGACCGCCTTCACCGCTGGTCTGATGGCAATAGGCACAATCCTGTTTCACATATATCTGCAACCCTGCGTTTTCGGTTTCGGTAAGATTTCGCTCAGGTAAGAGGATCTCCCCGCCGTAATCCCGAGCAGCGGCGAATGCGGTTATCGTGAGATAGACAATGACAACAGCGCTGCTCACCCCGACCGCAGTCGCGAGGGGACGTTTTGCCATCCCAACATGTTTGGATTTTTCAATAAATGGCAGCCCCAGAAGGACAACTGCACAGAGTGTTGGAATACCCAGGCTTCCGATAACCTCCGTTGATCCGGAAAAAAACGTCAGAAGTTGGAATATCCACATGAAATACCATTCCGGACGGGGAAGGTAGCTCTCGTCGACGGTGCCGACTATGCCTTCTTTGGGAATATCAGCAAAGATCGATAAATAAATAATGGCTCCAAATACTGCGATAAATACCAGGGTGCTTCGTCCGCAATGTTCTGGGTAAAAACGATAGAGCTTGGTTGTGGTGGCATGGTTGGCTGCAGCGTCAAGCTCACCCTTGGCTTTTGGCTTGTGATCACTTACGCCGTGTAACCTCACCAGATATATATGCGCGGCAATCAGAACAATCATAACCGTCGGCAGCACGAGCATGTGAATTGCGTAAAACCTGGTGATGGTAAATCCGGAGACCTGGCCACCGAGAATCAGGCTGGTAATCCCCTCCCCGACAACCGGGATATCTCCGGGTATTGCCGTTGCGACAACAGTCGCCCAGTATGCCTTCTGATCCCACGGCAGCAGATAACCGGTAAAGCCGAGACCGAGTGTCGCAAACAGCAAAAACACACCGACAATCCAGGTCAACTCACGCGGCGCCTTGAATGAACCATTAAAAAACACGGCATAAAGATGAAGGCAAACTGCCAGAACCATTGCTCCGGCACCCCAGTGATGAATCCCCCGAAGAATATCCCCCATGGGCACATCATTCATGATATACTCTATCGACTGATAGGCCTTGTCAGGAGAAGGGCTGTAATACATAGCCAAAAACATCCCGGTGACCGCCAGCAAAACGAACAGCATCACGCAAAGACTGCCAAGAGTCACAGACCACCCAAGATTGGTGGGGAGTTTTTTGTAAAGAAAAGGTTTTAGGTGAACATCCCAACCAATGCGCTGCAAGAGTACTTTCTGAAAATCTGTCATGATTACACCATTGCTATTAGTATATTTCCGTTCTCAACCCGATGTTCGAGTGTAGCGAGCGGCCGAGGGGGCGGACCTGCTTTTACCGATCCATCGAGTTCAAAAGCTCCTCCATGACAGGCACACAGAAAGAGTTTCTGTCGAGCGTCCCAATGAACTGAGCAACCTAAATGAGTGCAGCGGCTGTCATACACTACGACCTTGTCTTCTTCCTGGTTGCGGTAGATCATTACCGGCTTTACCCGTTCCTGGTTGTAGAAACCGACATTCTCAACATATCGAAGGTTTACCGTTGTCACGTCGCCTTCCTTGAGATCACCAAGCTTCCCCGCCGGCACCCATACCGGCTCCTTCTTGTCCAAGGACTGGCCCACAAATGTTGAAGCAAGAACGCCACCTACCGTGAGGGCGGAAACTGCACCGAGACCAACCGTGACCTTGGCGAGAAAATTCCTCCGACCGGTATCAAGGTTTTCATCACAACCACATTGACCAGCCTCCCCTGAAGCATGCGCCGCACATGGTTCAGCAGCGACATTCTCCCCGTGCGCCGGCGCTGAGGCAGCTGCTTCAGCTTTACTTTTTGCTTTTGCTCGGAAGGGCTCCTTGATTGCCAGGCGTTGGATAAACTTGATTGATCTGGTACAGCTGATCTCCTTCGGGCACACTTCAGTACAGTTGAACTCAGTTCGGCAGTTGTAGCATGACTGTAGGACACGATCCAGCCGCTCTTCGTACAGCGCATCCCGACTGTCCAGCAACAGCGTGAACGCACGGTTCAGCGGGGCGGGGCCGGCATAGCCATCGTGATAATTGACCATTGTGCAGCTCGAAACACAGCAGCCGCAAGCGATACATTCAGTTGAAAAACCGATTGCCCTCCGCTCTATGGAGTCCGGTCTGATAATAGCCGGCTCCTCACTCATATCCCTGGGTTCGAAAAACGGTAAACACTCCTCGTATTTTTCAAAAAACGGCCCCATATCAACAACTAGGTCCTTAACCACCGGGAAATGATTCAACGGCCTGATGGTCAGATCTTTAGATTCAGCAAAATCCGACACATTGGTTTTACAGGCCAGCCCTTCCCGGCCATTTATGACTACAGCGCACGATCCGCACATATTGACCCTGCATGCATAGCGAAAGGCCAGGGTCGAATCCTGCTCCCTCTGGATTCGCAGCAATACATCAAGGATCGTGGTATTGGTCTCGTCCTCTATGTGGAGATCGTAGTGGTCATAATGACCGTCCCCTCCCACCGTTGGATCATACCTGTATATTGCAACTTTTCTTGTGTTCCCTTGTTCTTGAGCCATAAGATGCCTCCTCGTTTTAGAAGTTGACGATTACATAGCCCGCCAGATCAGTCCGGCAATAACAAGCCCAAGAGCGGTAAGCCCCCAGATCAAAGCACGTTGATACTTGACATTGACCAGGTTGAAGTCGAGGAGGATTACCCGCAACCCAAGTGTTGCATGGAAGGTTACCGCCAGCAGCAGCAGAAACTGCAGCCACGGTTTATAGGTAAGTGTGACATGCAGGCCGAGTAGAAAGATGATCGCAACAGCCGTGATACGCTGCCACATCCAGGCCCACATCCCGACAAACATGTTACGATGCCTGTTCGGATCAAGTTCACCCCATTGAAGCGGTTTACGATAATTGTTTACATTTTGCTGTTCCATCTTGGTTTCCTTTTCTTTTAGGTGGCTCTTAGGTATTTCGATTTCGATTTATTTTTTGTGATTTCTGCATTCCTCGGCGGATTTATATTTAAAATCAACCGGTTCAGAATGAAGCGTAGGTAAACCATTGTCACCAAGGGTCAGGTATGTGTTGAAGAGGCCGATCTCATCATTTTGATCCGGGAAGTCACTTCTGTAATGAGCAGCTCTTGATTCTTTGCGTGCAAGTGCACTGGCAACAACCATGTCTGAGACATCGATCATGTTCGTCAAATCGATGTAGGTGTTCCAAACCATGTTGTAGTTGTCCCCGCCAGTCACTTTGACTTTTTTAGACTCTTCTTTCAGGAAGTTGATTTCGCCTATTGCTGATTCCATGTCCTGACCGTTACGAACAACACCGACCTTTTTCCAGTTACATTCCTGCAGCTGCCTGCGGAGCTGGAATACATCTTCCGTGGAGCCGGATCGCCCGAATGGTTCGGTGAATTTTTTCTTGAGTTCATCCACCAGGCCAGGTGCGGTCTCAGGAGGGGTAGAGGAGTTGGTCCTAAAGAACCTGGCCAGGGATTTACCAGCCTGCCGGCCATAGACGGCAGATTCACAAATACCGTTTCCGCCGAGACGGTTGCCGCCATGAACGCCGCCGGAATCCTCGCCGGCAACGAATAAGCGTCGGAGTGAGGTATGACAATTTTTATCAATGTCGGCACCACCCATAACAAAGTGGGCGGTCGGGGAAATGGGTACTCTCTCCCGTGCGAGATCGTAACCAAACTGCCGGCAGCGAGCTGCCATGCCAGGAAAATTCTTAAGGACAAATTCCGCACCCATATGTGCGGCATCGATCTGGATGCCACCCTCCACGCAGGCCCTTCCCGCCAACATTTCAAGGAATGCTGAACGACTCACCACATCTCGTGTTGCACGTTCTTCTGCAGGGTCGTACTTATGCATGTAGCGCTTTCCCTCCCCGTTATAGAGGTGCGCCCCGGCTCCACGCAATCCTTCCTCGAGAAGTGAACCAGCCACTACGCTTCCGGGGATTATCAGTCCCGTAGGATGAAATTGAATCATTTCCATATCCCGCAATCGGACACCGGCACGGTAAAGCATCGCCAGGCCATCTACAGATTTTTCCGGGCCGGGAGCATGGAAACTATACTGGGTAGGACCGCCACCGGTTGCCACCAGTGTTGCGGCAGCCTCAATAACGACGAATCGTCCCTGTTTCATATCCAGCATCAAAGCCCCTGTGACCTCATCCCCTGAATCGTCAGTAAGAAGGTCCACAGCTCTGCATTCCTCGAGAACTTGGATATCCCGCTTCATGATCTGCTCAGTCGTGCGACTGATCATTTCAATACCTGTCAAGTCTCCCTTGTGCACCGTCCTATCGAACGACTGCCCCGCAAACGGTTTCTGATGGATGGTTCCGTCAGGGTTGCGATCGAAAAAGCACCCAAATCGTGTTTCCATCTCTTTTATGGTTGGAGTTGCTTCTTCAACGAGAGTCCTGGCAAGATCCTGATCATTGACATACTGACCACCCTTGAGGGTATCCATCAGGTGCTTTTCGTGGGAATCTGAATCGTTTAAAACGACATTGAGGCCGCCCTGAACCATTCGGCTGCAGCCCCCTTTCCCCTTGAGCGCCTTCGTTACGATTGTGATTTTAAGATCAGGATTAGCGTCATACGCATAGAGAGCTGCTAATTGCCCCGCAGCACCCATCCCGAGAATTAGAATATCTGTTTTTAAAGTTTCGTGAGACATAGCGTCACTCCTGAGGTTAAATTGGAAATTACAACAGATAAAGCAACCTCTATGCCAACGAACACTAAAACATCCAACACCTTGTTATTACGGATTATTGAAAGGCTAGACGAAACCAGAACCCAATCCGGGCCGAAACTTTCAGCCTCAAAACTGGGCCCGGGCCCACTTTTGGGCTTGCGTAATTATTCTAAAGTAGTAGAAGAAGATGGCGATCATAGCCTAAAGGTAATGGAGATTACCTTTTACGTAGACTCTTCGATCAGGCGAATGGGTCAACCTATTGAAATATAGGCAAAACATAAAAAATCAGAAAAAATGCGCTGGGACTTAGCAACACGTCATAAGATTCTCTTGGAAGTCAACAATGCGGTAATCACCAACTATTCCATTGATGATTTTTTCGGATCACTCTCAACCGAGCTGAGAAAACATTTTCACTACGATCGATTATCCATTTTCATTTATGATAACGAAGCTGATTCACTCACTTATTTAACGTTGGCTGATGGCGTTCAGCCTAAAGGTTTCGAAAGAAATGTTCGTCCGCTCGCCAGCGGTGCAGTTGCAAGAATGGTGATTCAGTCCAAACAGAGGATAACCATCAAAGAACTATCTCGTTACACCGACCAACAGTCAATTCTTGCGATGGTCAATGCCGGCCTCGTATCAACGATGGCATTTCCCCTGATTGTGCGTAATCGAATTCTTGGAACACTACATATGTCGTTTAAGAAAGTTCCGAGAGACTTTTCTGAGCTTGCTGATATCCTCACCGAGGTTGCTAATCAAGTGGCAATTGCCGTAGGCAATATGGTTACAATCTCTGAATTGGTTGAGGAGAAACAGAACCTTGAAAGAGAAAAGCATTTTCTGATAAACAATGCAGACGATTATCAACCTGCAAACTTCCTGTATACATCACCGGCCATGAGTGATCTCATGCAGCTGGCTCGAAGCGTTGCTGAAATCGATGCACCCTTGTTGATAACCGGCGAGACTGGAACAGGAAAAGACTACGTTGCCCGCTATATCCATTCAATAAGTCACCGAAGGGATCGTCTCTTTGTCAAGGTAAATTGTCCGGCCCTTACCTCGTCACTTTTTGAGAGTGAACTTTTCGGCCATGTGAAAGGTGCGTTCACTGGTGCGGACACTCCTCGAGTAGGGCGATTTGAGATGGCCGATAAGGGGATAATTTTCCTGGATGAAATTGCTGAGCTCCCGATAGACCTTCAAGCAAAACTCCTACAAGTACTGCAAGAACACCAGATTGAACGTGTGGGCGACAACAGGGTGATCAAGACTGATTTTAGACTGATTGCCGCTACCAATCGAGATCTGTCAGAAGCCATCGAACAGAGAAAATTTCGACAAGATCTTTATTATCGCCTGAATATTCTTCAAATCCATATTCCGCCCCTTCGCGAACGGCGGGAGGATATACCCTATTTGATAGAAAAATTGAATGAGGCTGAGTCATTGTCCCTTAACAGGCCAGCGCCAAAATACACACCTAGAGTTATCGATTTCCTGTCAGAATACCAATGGCCTGGAAACGTCAGGGAACTTAAAAACCTCGTAAAACGTTTTGTCATACTAAAACCGGGAGAGGTGTTACCCCTACACGATATCCAAAACCTCGTGGGCACTGTTGGTCAGCGTACCCCTCTATATAAAGGAAATAATGGATCGATGGTTAAGTCAGAGCAATTTGCTATTGAACAGGCTCTTATAGAAAGCAAAGGCATGGTTGGTGGTCCCAATGGAGCTGCAAAGATTCTGGGTGTTCCAAAATCTACCCTGCAATACCGTATTAAAAAATACGGACTCCGCCCGGGAAATTATGCTTAGCGTTCTCATTAGCCATACGTTCCAGAAAATAAATCCCGTCCTGCCTGAGCACGCCCCCATGTGACAGATAGAACATTTCTCTCATGGTTCGGTATCACATGCCAGGCTGTTCAGTACCCGGAAAATTATCGCCAGACGCTCTCACCACAGGCTGTCTTGCCGAAGTCGCATTGCCGATCCCAAGGAGGACGTCCAACGGCGAAGACTGGCTGTTCCCCGGCTGGCCACAGAGTCACTTCTTGAGTCAGGCACTCTCATGCAGCCTGGTCATTATCAACTCACGATGCCCAGGCAGTTCTGCCGCAGTCAGGCGACCGTTAGCGGCATGGAAACAACAAGAAAAAAGCAGGCTAGTATCCGAAAGCGAAAAATTCCGATAAAAATGACTTCACCGAGGTCATCATTGAACTTCCCCCCTTGTTGCACTGAAACAGGCTGATAATATTGCCGATTTCATCAAATTTAATATTTTCCCTGCTGTCTACCGGGGAAGGCACCGGGTAATTTTTCATATCTTTCAATAACGATGGAGAGACTACAATTTCATTATAATATTTCGCATCTTTTACATATACCAACTTGATATCGCGGACTGGTACCTCATCGATTGTTTTGAAACAAGCCTTCAGGACTTCAACGTCAGTTTCATAATAGATGGGCGTTGCCCCTATCCTCGGATCGGATACTGCAATGCTCGCGTTATAGGTCTTTAAACGATCTGTTTTTTGCACAACTCTAGCCGAAACAAAATCGGCATACCCGACACCTGAACTATTCCCCCCTGCACCTTTACTTAAATCCCTGATATAAATTCGCCTGATATTGGTATTTTCTGCATGAGCCTTCATAGATTCAACAACATCCCTGGTGTCAGTGGTGAGTGACCCTAACGTGTCGATTATCAGCAAATCTATCCTGCCCATGGGAAGACGTGAACTCATGATTTTTGTTGTTTTGAAGAGTCGTGCCTGACTACTGGTACACTCATTAAGGGAAATAATTTTTGTCTGATCCATTTATGATATCTCCGTATCTTCAAGCAATAACCTAACCAGGTTCAAAGCTCCAGTAACCTCAGAGCATAGGGTCCATCACCTGCCTGTGTACAAGCAATAATGGTGCCATTTCTTTCTGGATCAGAGTTAGACTGATTTCACTGTGCTATATCTAAGAAATTTCTATACTGCGATACTATCTGGTTTGGCAAAATATTAACGATACAGCCGATTATTGGTCTTGGCGGGCCCAAAATTGGGTCCCAAGAAGGGACACCTATTTCTGGAATTGTCATTATTTACCTTAAAGGTTGCCCAGTCTCTTCGTTCATGCCGACATGTATATATCAGTGAGATATTCAATGCCGGCAGGGATGAAAGCCTGGTATAGTCATCATTTCATTACAACATGATTTCAAATATGGTAAAAGTTGGTTGCCGGCACCAATAAATCTTTATGATTTCAGGTCAATTTTCGACATTTGTTTTTGTCGGATGGACTCAAAAATCATTTGACTTCACCTCAATACATTGTGGTTGCTATGCTTTCTTCTAATGATATTAAATCCATATCTCTAAGTTTAGATTCATCGCATAATGGAATCATAGTCATAAACCGTGATGGAATAATTCTGATTTACAACAAGTCAGCAAAAAGAATATTTAATGACGGTGAAGCTGATTTTGAAGGCCGAAAGATTAAGGATATTCGACCTGAAGCTTGGGATGATCTTGAAGCTATTTTTAAGACAGGACAACCCCAGATAGGTAAAAAAATAACCCTTGATAGAGCAACTATTATAACAAATCGTACTCCCATCGTTGTTGAAGACAACGTTGTCGGTGTCATAACTGTGTTCCAGGATGTATCAGAACACGAAGCTATTATTTCTCAACTTTCTAATTACCAGAAATTACACAAAGAATTAGAGGTTATTTTTGAGTCATCTTACGATGGCCTGTTTGTCTCTGATGGGAGTGCCAATTGCCTTAGTGTCAACAGATCTTATGAAGAGATTACCGGCACTAGACGTGAGAATTTGATAGGTAAGAATACGAAGTCGCTCGTTAAAGATAAGATCGTTGACATTTCCGTTAGCTTAGAAGTCCTAAAACAGAAAAAACAAATTACATTGTTGCAGGTAATCAATCAGAAGAGGGAGGTGATCGTTACCGGGACACCAGTATGGGATGACGACGAAAATATCTCTAAGGTGGTGGTCAACGTTCGTGATATTACCGAACTCAGTGAGCTCAAGAGACAGCTTGCGGAAACTCGTAAAAAGACGGACTATTACTACCATACACTTCAGGAATATCAGGATACCGAGCATGCGTTGCAGGTTATGGTTGCCAACAGCATGTCAATGCTCAAGATTTTAAGAAAGTCTATTAAAGCAGCGAAGTTTGAAGTGCTGGTTCTCTTGACTGGAGAGTCTGGAGTTGGAAAAAGCATGCTGGCCAAGTTGATACACAAAATGAGCCCGCGAAAGGACCAACCCTTTGTTAAAATTAACTGTGGAGCAATCCCTCCCAATCTTATGGAAAGTGAACTCTTTGGCTACGAAAAGGGTGCATTTACTGGTGCTTCGTCGACAGGAAAGATGGGGCTTATTGGAGCAGCCCACAAAGGAACCGTTTTCTTAGACGAAATTGCTGAGCTTCCCCTTGAGATGCAAGTTAAGCTGCTTGAAGTTATTGAAGATAAACAGTTTAAACCAGTCGGGGCAACCCGAACGACTACAGTCGACGTCAGGATTATAGCCGCCACTAATCGAAATCTTTTTGAGCAAGTTCAAAAAGGTCTTTTCCGGGAAGACCTTTATTACAGGCTCAATGTTGTACCAATAGTTATCCCGCCTTTACGGCAGCGACGAGATGATGTTCCGGCTTTGTGTGAAAATTTTCTTGAGAAAATCAATCGTAAAATGGAGGGAAAAAAGCGCTTTCACCCGATTTTAATTGAATTGTTAAGACAATATGACTTTCCAGGCAATGTCAGGGAATTGTTTAATATTATTGAACGGATGACCGTCTTCAGTGAGGGAGAACTCCTGACCCCCGATGACCTGCCCTCTGAAATTAGAAAAAATTCTACAATTGATTCCAATGAGATTGTAGAGATATCTCCCCTAAAGCAAGCTCTGACGAGTTATGAAAAAAAGCTCCTGAAGAAGGTCCTCAAAGAGAGCGCATCTCTTCAACAAGCTGCAGATATGTTACAAATTCACCCCACAACCCTATCAAGGAAACTGACAAAGCTTAACCTTGAGAAACCTTAAAGAATTCAAGCACCTGCAACATTGCAGTTATCTGCAACATTGCAGAATAATGATTATGACAGCAATATTCTGAGCTTTTTGTCAGAAATCTCTCCTTACCCCCTCTAACATTCTGCATCACTGCAGCTTATCTCGAAGCTACCACCTTCCATCAATCTCTATTTTGCCACCACTACAGGCACTTAGCATTGCCCATTCCAATGGCATAGATAGTGCACCTATGCAGCGGAGAGCAGGATTAGTCAAATGGTCATGACCATCTTCGATGGAACTTTTGACCGACCAGTATTTTCAATGCTGTTATTGATCCTCAAAAATACTGGTTGGCAACTTGAAGCCACTACGTCTTAGATGGGATTGATCTTTCCCCCCCATTGATCCTATTGGGAACATGTAAAGGAGAGCATCATGAAAAAACGAGATCAAAAGATGGTAAACAACCTGGCTCGACGCGATTTTTTACGCTTATGTGCGATATATGGCACAACTGCCGCACTGGGGGGGGTATTAGCAACAGCTGCTACTGCAGGAGAAAAAGAACTCAAGCAGCAAATCTCCATTCAGGCTGAGCAAGAAGCAAAGAAGGCTGCAGTTGCCAAACACACTATGATCTTAGCGGTCGATGGGGTTGGTAATCGCTGGCCTGATGGAGTGGTGTGTACTTCGACCATGTGGAACATCGGGGCATGGAAACTTAAGACTAATATAGAAAACCATTCCAAGGGCGCCATCTATGTCAAGATAGTCGAAGGCGGCGCACTGGGCGGGCAGGTCAAGGCAGCCAGGAAAGTCCAACAGGGCATCCTCCAGGCTTGTACTGCAAGCACCCAGAATATGGCCGCTTTTGCCCCGGTTTGGAATGTTACAGACATTCCATATGCTATCGGTCCCGTAGAAAATTATTGGAAGCTTCTCTATTCCAAAGAAGTTAACGATTCACTCCGTAAAAAGAGCATGGAGCAAGGAGTAATGAACCTTGCCACCTTCCCACAAACACGATGGCTTGAGTTGAAAATGGGGCTTTCCAATGAAATTCGTTTTCCCGAACAGCTCAAGGGTATGAAGATTCGTGTGACTGGCTCAAAGCTTGAGCAAGCAATTTTTGACATCTTACCATCCAGCCCAACCCCAATTGCCTGGGGAGAAGTATATACAGCCATGAAAGAAGGGGCTATTGATGGCATCCACGTCGGTCCCGCTTCCGTAGCCGATGCAGGCATTCACGAGGTTGTCGGCCAGCTAGTAAATACTGAATTTATGTATAATGCCGACACAGTTTGGGTGAATACCAGATGGTTTAAAAAGTTGTCAGCCGTCTTACAAGAAGCTGTGTTAGAAGCTTCATATCAGACCCAGCTCTTCATCGAAGGAATTTACGAGCCGCTCCATGCCATGCAAGCGGGGCTTCGACCGAATTCGCCCTCCGACGCCATCTGGAAAAAAGCCGGAACTAAGCAGGTCATTTTAACCGCTACGGAAAGAACTGCCTGGTATGATTATCTTTCTTACGAGAATAATAAAGATCGTTTTGATCCGATGGTGAAGAGATTCGGGAAAACAGAATTTGAAATCGTGCAACAGGTTGCACAAGCAGGTGACGTAGAAAGACAACGATGGTGGAAATCGTAACAAGAAGTCGCATGGATTGTGAGTGGGGTAGCTACTTATAATTATACGCCTCACTCATTTATAACTAGCTGCAACAGGTGCTTAATCGTGTGTTACACATGGGCTTGGAGGTCTAGTTTTGGGAATACTTTGGAAATCAATTAAATGGCTCGACGAGAATGTCGAGTACTGGCTTTGTTTTGTCTTCTATTCATACATGGCTGGAATAATTGTTGTGGAGGTCTGTCGCCGATACTTCTTCAATGCCAGTAGTTCCTGGGGAGAGGAAACAGCAATTTATGCCTTCATATGGATGACATACTTAGCTGCTGCCCGCGGTGTTCGAGGCCGCAAGCACCTTTCAGTAGAAGCTTTACGTCACCGGATGACCAGGACACAAAAATACTGGGCATTTGTACTTAGCGATGTCTCTTTTCTTATTTTAGCCGTTACGGTTGCCTATTATTCGCTCATCCCAGTCACCAATAGTATTCAGTATGGCCACACAATGTTTGGGATAGATCTCCCTCTGGCACTCGCCACCTCTTCAATTACTGCAGGTTGGATTCTAATCGCGATCCGGGTTGTCCAGCGCTTTTTGGATACCCTGCGACGGTTTCGCATGGGCCTGCCGCTTGCGGAAGAACAGGTGTTCTAATCGTTACGATTATCGGTGTCTTTACCCTTAAGTGTTAACTGTGAGAGGAGAATTACGTGGAAACCTTAGCATTAGTTAGTCTACTGATTACAGCCGTGCTGTTGTTGCTAGGTGTTGAAATACTGGTTTGCCTTGGTGGGGGAGCAATTTTAATGACGCTCATGACTGGGGCTTTTCCTATTGAAAATGTTGGTTTTACTGCATTCAGTTCGATCAATATCTTTCCCTTACTTGCCATGCCCCTTTATATCCTGACGGGTGATTTAGTGTCGGCTGGCGGCATTTCGCACATGTTTGTCGTGCTTGCCAAGTCTCTGGTCGGTTGGGTGAGAGGGGGCTTAGCTGTCACCACTATGGTAGCCGCCGAAGGTTTCGCAGCGATTAGTG of the Desulfosediminicola ganghwensis genome contains:
- a CDS encoding sigma-54 interaction domain-containing protein; the encoded protein is MRWDLATRHKILLEVNNAVITNYSIDDFFGSLSTELRKHFHYDRLSIFIYDNEADSLTYLTLADGVQPKGFERNVRPLASGAVARMVIQSKQRITIKELSRYTDQQSILAMVNAGLVSTMAFPLIVRNRILGTLHMSFKKVPRDFSELADILTEVANQVAIAVGNMVTISELVEEKQNLEREKHFLINNADDYQPANFLYTSPAMSDLMQLARSVAEIDAPLLITGETGTGKDYVARYIHSISHRRDRLFVKVNCPALTSSLFESELFGHVKGAFTGADTPRVGRFEMADKGIIFLDEIAELPIDLQAKLLQVLQEHQIERVGDNRVIKTDFRLIAATNRDLSEAIEQRKFRQDLYYRLNILQIHIPPLRERREDIPYLIEKLNEAESLSLNRPAPKYTPRVIDFLSEYQWPGNVRELKNLVKRFVILKPGEVLPLHDIQNLVGTVGQRTPLYKGNNGSMVKSEQFAIEQALIESKGMVGGPNGAAKILGVPKSTLQYRIKKYGLRPGNYA
- a CDS encoding sigma-54 interaction domain-containing protein, producing MLSSNDIKSISLSLDSSHNGIIVINRDGIILIYNKSAKRIFNDGEADFEGRKIKDIRPEAWDDLEAIFKTGQPQIGKKITLDRATIITNRTPIVVEDNVVGVITVFQDVSEHEAIISQLSNYQKLHKELEVIFESSYDGLFVSDGSANCLSVNRSYEEITGTRRENLIGKNTKSLVKDKIVDISVSLEVLKQKKQITLLQVINQKREVIVTGTPVWDDDENISKVVVNVRDITELSELKRQLAETRKKTDYYYHTLQEYQDTEHALQVMVANSMSMLKILRKSIKAAKFEVLVLLTGESGVGKSMLAKLIHKMSPRKDQPFVKINCGAIPPNLMESELFGYEKGAFTGASSTGKMGLIGAAHKGTVFLDEIAELPLEMQVKLLEVIEDKQFKPVGATRTTTVDVRIIAATNRNLFEQVQKGLFREDLYYRLNVVPIVIPPLRQRRDDVPALCENFLEKINRKMEGKKRFHPILIELLRQYDFPGNVRELFNIIERMTVFSEGELLTPDDLPSEIRKNSTIDSNEIVEISPLKQALTSYEKKLLKKVLKESASLQQAADMLQIHPTTLSRKLTKLNLEKP
- a CDS encoding TRAP transporter substrate-binding protein, translating into MKKRDQKMVNNLARRDFLRLCAIYGTTAALGGVLATAATAGEKELKQQISIQAEQEAKKAAVAKHTMILAVDGVGNRWPDGVVCTSTMWNIGAWKLKTNIENHSKGAIYVKIVEGGALGGQVKAARKVQQGILQACTASTQNMAAFAPVWNVTDIPYAIGPVENYWKLLYSKEVNDSLRKKSMEQGVMNLATFPQTRWLELKMGLSNEIRFPEQLKGMKIRVTGSKLEQAIFDILPSSPTPIAWGEVYTAMKEGAIDGIHVGPASVADAGIHEVVGQLVNTEFMYNADTVWVNTRWFKKLSAVLQEAVLEASYQTQLFIEGIYEPLHAMQAGLRPNSPSDAIWKKAGTKQVILTATERTAWYDYLSYENNKDRFDPMVKRFGKTEFEIVQQVAQAGDVERQRWWKS
- a CDS encoding TRAP transporter small permease: MGILWKSIKWLDENVEYWLCFVFYSYMAGIIVVEVCRRYFFNASSSWGEETAIYAFIWMTYLAAARGVRGRKHLSVEALRHRMTRTQKYWAFVLSDVSFLILAVTVAYYSLIPVTNSIQYGHTMFGIDLPLALATSSITAGWILIAIRVVQRFLDTLRRFRMGLPLAEEQVF